The genomic stretch GAGGGTGAAGTCCGCCGTCACCTCGCGCGGCGCCTCCCGCCGGTCGCCCCGGAGCTGCCTGGCGAGGAAGTCGACGGCGAGCGCGGCGATCTGCTGCTTGTCCGGGCTGATGGTGGTGAGCGTCGGCATGCTGTACCGGCCGTCCTCGATGTCGTCCCATCCGACGACCGCGACGTCCTCGGGCACGCGCACCCCGCGCTCGTGCAGCGCCCGGAGGGCGCCGAGGGCCAGCAGGTCGTTGAAGCAGAAGACTGCGTCGGGAGGCTCGCGCAGGTCGAGCAGCCGGTGCATCGCCGCCGCGCCGTCGGCCCGGTGGTAGGCGTCCACCCGGCACCGGAGCTCGGCCGGTGCGGGCAACCCCACCTCCCCGAGGGCCTCGAGGTAGCCCTGGTGGCGCAGGTGCGCGGTCTGGGAGGCCGGCCGCGGCTGGTCGCCGATCGCCGCGATGCGACGGCGCCCCACCTCGATCAGGTGGCGCGTCGCCACCTGGGCGGCGGCCACGTTGTCGATGGAGACGTGATCGGCCGCCCGTCGTAGACCCGCTCGCCGAGCAGGACCAGCGGCGTGGTGTCCCTCCGCCGCCCGAGCTCGGCGGCACCCACGGTGATCGGGCTGAAGATGAGCCCGTCGATCAGCTGTCCACGGATGCCGTCGAGCACCAGCTGCTCGCGCTCCACCCGCCCGTCGGTCTGGTCGATCAGCACCGTCCACCCGACCTCCTCCGCAGCCTTGATGACCGAACGCGCCAACTCGGCGAAGTACGGCAGGTCGAGCTCGGGCAGCGCCAGGGCGATCACGTTCGAGTGCCCGCGGCGCAGGTTGCGGGCGGCCGGGTTCGGCCGGTAGTGCAGCTCGTCGATCGCCTGCTGCACGCGGGCCCGCGTCGCGTCGGTGATGTGCGCGTACCCGTTCACCACGTTGGAGACCGTCTTGACCGAGACGCCGGCGCGTTCGGCCACGTGCTTGAGGCTGACCCGGCCCTCGGACGGACTGCTTCCCATCCGACCGAGGCTAGTGACCCCGCTCACCACCGGCACGGAGGTAACGCATCGATAACCCTCGTGTGGCAGCCGTCACCCCGACTCTGTACAACGATGTAGAACTGGACCTAGGAACGCCCATCGCGAACCCACCTGGACGGCCCGCCGGCATGAACACCGCGTCCCTCGTCATCGATCCGCGATTCACGCTGGCCGAGATCGACCGGCGGCTCTTCGGGTCCTTCGTCGAGCACATGGGACGCTGCGTCTACACGGGCATCTTCGAGCCCGACCACCCGACCGCCGACGGGTCCGGCTTCCGCGGCGACGTGCTGGAACTCGTCCGCGAGCTGGGGCCCACGCTGGTGCGCTACCCGGGCGGCAACTTCGTCTCCAGCTACCGCGGAGGATCGGCGCGGGGCCATGAGATTGCCTGTGCCTGGCCTGACTTATGCAGGCATGCTTGAGCCTGCTGGCCACAGTGCCTGGCCTCTAATTGGAGTCATGGGATGGGCTGCAGGCGGCTTGAGTGCTTGAGCTGATGATGGTTGCTGCACTCTGCACTCAGGAAGTCAGGGAGGCTCGGGAGACCAGCCATGAGCAGGTCAGTCCACTGGGTAATGTAATACCAGATCTTTCAAAATATACGTGTTTGGGCGCTGGAGACTTAAAAGGAGACAAGCTTCAGCCTTTGCAAATGAGTTTGATGGGTCAGGCAGGAGTACCAGTTGAAGACCTGGTGAATGGAGACATGTTTTGGCTGCTTGAGGTCAAAAGAAGAGAGGTGTCAAAGACTTGTCCACAGAAGGAGCCAGCTGTTAGTGAAGTCATGCAGGAGTGGTGGCGGGAGACACAGCCTGCCTCCTGGGAGGCAGACTCACCTTGATGCCACACCAACACGTAGTGCTTGGATTCACAGTCTTGCTGCATGATGCACATATATACGCATTATTGATATGCTTATTAGTTTCTATATTCACATTATACATAAACACGATGCAATATTTGCTACTGCTGGATCAGCATGCTGGGGTTTTCTATTGGTGCCAGTGCAAGAAGTCATGGCTGGCTTTATTTGAGGAACACCAATGGTGAAATGAAGCTATGTGCAACCTGACTGCAGTATGCCTGGCTGCTGACGCAGGAAGAGATACTGAGCTGTTGCTGATGCTGTGTGTGTGCAGCCAGCTCGATCTCACAGTTTTACACCCACGCTGATCACAAAGCACAGGCCTGCCTGCATGCTAGGGTGCAGAAGCCGGGTGGAATGCTCCAGTCGTTGATCTTCCACGAGTTCTTTGCGTGGGCGGCAAGGGGATGGATTCTCCACCACTGTCCAGCTGCTCAAGAAGGCAAAGGGATGAAAGCAGCCTCTTTTCACAGGTCCCTTAAATTTTACCGTCACAGCTGAGGAGCGCAAGGGGGGGGTAAAAATGCACGCGACGGCCACCTACGACGACGACAGCGGCGAACTGTGCCTGTTCGCCGTCAACCGCAGCACCACCGAGACCCTCCCCTGACCGCCGACCTGCGCGGCTTCGGACCCCTGCGGGCGGTCGAGCACTCGGTGCTCGCCGACGACGACCTGCAGGCCTGCAACACCGCCGACCAGCCCGACCGCGTCGTCCCCCGGCGCGGCGAGGGCGCCCGGCTCGACGACGGACAGCTCACCGTCGGCCTTCCCCCGGCGTCCTGGAACGTCCTCCGGTTCAGCCCCGAGCCGGCCGGCTGAACTCCGACCCCCCACCACACCGCACGTTCTCAACGACGAGGAGCGCACTGATGAGACGAACGACCTGGAAGGCGGCGATGGCCGCCGGCGTCACCGGAGCCCTGGTGCTCACCGGCTGCGGTGGCGGCTCGGGCGCCGGCGGCCCCGCCGCCGAGGGCGTCGGTGAGTTCACCGGCGAGTACGACGGCCCCGACGTGACGCTGTCGTACTGGAACGGCTTCACCGGTGGTGACGGGCCGTTCATGCAGGACCTCGTGGACCAGTTCAACGAAGAGCACGACAACATCAACGTCGAGTCGAACACGATCCAGTGGGGCGACTTCTACCAGCGCGTCCCGGCCGCGGTGCAGGCAGGCCAGGGCCCCGACGTCGGCGTCATGCACCTCGACCAGCTGGCCACGCACGCCGCCCGCAACATCATCGTGCCGGTCGACGACCTCGCCGAGGGGATCGGGCTCTCCGAGGAGGACTTCACCCCGGAGATCTGGGACGCCGGCATCTACAACGACGCGCGCTACGGCATCCCGCTCGACGTCCACTCGCTGGCCATGTACTACAACACCGAGCACTTCGAGCAGGCCGGCATCACCGAGCCGCCCACCGACGAGGCCTCGTTCATGGAGGCGCTCGACAAGCTCAAGGCGGCCGGCTTCCAGACGCCGTTCTGGATGCCCTCGCTGTGGCCGGGCCACCTGATCTGGCTCTCGCTCACCTGGCAGAACGGGGCACCGTACAGCGACGACGGCACCGAGGCCCTGTACGACTCCGAGGAGGGTGTCGCGGCGCTGGAGTGGATGCGGTCGATGGTCGACCAGGGCTACAGCCCGCCCGGCGTCGCGATCGACGCGCAGTACGTCGCCTTCAAGAACGGCCAGAACTCGATCACCTGGGACGGCATCTGGCAGATCAACGACCTCGAGTCCAACAACATCCCCTACGGCATCGCCCCCATCCCGACGATCGGCGACGAGCAGGCGTTCTGGGCCAACTCGCACCACTTCTTCATCAGCAGGCAGGGTGCGGAGGACGAGAACAAGGCCGCTGCCGCGCAGGTGTTCATCGCCTGGATGAGCGACCACTCCGACGAGTGGGCGGGCTCGGCGATGATCCCGGCGCGGGAGTCGGTGCGTGAGAGCGCAGCGGAGTTCCCGCAGGGAGTGATCGCCGAGGAGATCGAGAGCATGCGGTTCCTGCCGCCGGTCCCGGGTGTCGGTGGAGTCCAGACCGAGGTCCTCGAGCCGGCGGTCGCCAACAGCGTCCTCGGCGAGGAAGACCCCGCTGCCGCCCTCGAGTCCGCCGCCCGACGGGCGAACGAGCTGATGGAGCGCAACCGAGAGCAGTTCGGGGACTGACATGGCGACCACCGTCACGGCGCCCCGCAGCGACACCGTCTCCGACGACCGCCGCGGCGGGGCGCCGCGGCGGGGCGACCCGCACCGCGCGGGCGCCGCTCCCTGGCTGTTCCTGGCGCCCTATCTGGTGCTCTTCGTGGCCTTCGTGCTGGGGCCGATCGTCTACGGGCTGTACATCAGCCTGCACCGGTACGACTTCACCCTTCCGAACAAACCGTTCGTCGGCCTGGAGAACTACACCGACCTGTTCACGCCGGGGTCGGTGACGTTCGACGTCTTCTGGCGGGCGATGCGGGCGACGGCGATCTTCACGGTCATGAGCGTGCCGCTGCTCCTGGTCGTGCCGCTCGTGATCGCCCTGGTGATGAACAAGAAGTTCCCGGGCCGGAACGTCTTCCGCGCCCTGTACTTCGCGCCCTACGTCCTCGGCGTCGCGGTCGTGGCGATCCTGTGGCGGTACCTGCTCGACGCGAACATCGGGCCGGTCAACTACTACCTCGGGCTGCTCGGGCTGCCGGACGACACCAACTGGACGACGTCCACGCCGGCGGCGTGGTTCGCGCTGGTCGGCGTCACGGTGTGGTGGACGCTCGGTTTCAACGCCGTCATCTACCTCGCCGGGCTGCAGGACATCCCCAAGGAGCTGTACGAGGCGGCGGAGATGGACGGCGCCAACCGCTGGCAGCAGTTCCGCAACGTCACCCTGCCCGGGCTCAAGCCGGTGCTCTCGTTCGTCACGATGATCACCATCATCGCGTCGGCGAACATGTTCGGGCAGTCCTACCTGATCACCCGCGGCGCCCCGGGGACCGAGACCCGGACGGCGATCTACCAGATCGCCGAGACCGGCCTGCGCAACTACCAGATGGGCAGCGCCGCCGCGATGAGCTACGTCCTGACCGTCTTCCTGATCATCCTCAGCCTGGGCGTCTTCTGGCTGTTCCGGGAGAAGCAGGCCCGGAAGAAGGAGCCACCGCTGCAGGCAGCCCCCATGGCGCTCCGACAGGGAAGGGGCTGACATGTCGACCTCGGTGGAGCCCCGCCCCGGTGCTGCCGCTCCGGCGCGTCAGAACCGCAAGCCCCCGCCGGAGCCCACCAAGCTCAAGGTCCGCCGGGTGCTCCGCTACGTGGTGCTGACCCTGCTGGCGCTGGCTTTCATCAGCCCGCTGATCTTCATGCTGGTGACGTCGTTCAAGACGAGGGCCGACGCGGCCTCGCTCCCGCCGACGTGGATCCCGAACCCCTTCAGCACCGACGCCTACGCGACGGTGACGGGGGCAGGAACCAACACCCCGGTCCTGCGCTGGTTCGCCAACAGCATGATCGCGGCGGCCCTGCACGCGCTGCTGGTCGTCTCGACGGCGGCGCTGGCGGCGTACGCGCTGGCCCGGATGGAGTTCCGCGGCAAGAAGATCGTCTTCGGCATGGTCGTCGCGACGCTGTTCGTGCCGCCGGTCATCCTGGTCATCCCGAACTACCTGATCGTCGGTGAGCTGTTCTGGCTGGACACCCTGATCGCGATCATCGTGCCCACGGCGGCGTCGGCCTTCGGCGTCTTCTTCCTGCGGCAGTTCTTCATCGGGCTCCCGCTGGAGCTGGAGGAGGCCGCCCGGCTGGACGGCGCCAACCGATGGCAGATCTTCTGGAAGGTCGTGCTGCCGCTGTCCCGCCCGGCGCTGGTGACCCTGGCCATGCTGTCGTTCCTGACCAACTACAACGACTTCCTGTGGCCGGTCTACGTGCTGTTCAGTCCGGACGTGCAGACCCTGCCGGCCGGCCTGTCGACCCTGCAGACGGCCAACGCGGTGCGCTACGACCTCCTGATGGCCGGCGCCGTGGTGGCGAGCGTGCCGGTGCTGGCGCTGTACGTGGGTGCCCAGCGCTTCATCATCGAGGGCGTGTCGCGGTCGGGGCTCAAGGGGTGAGCGATCGCCGCGAGCCGTTCGGCTCGACGCCCGACGGGCAGGAGGTGGAGCGGTACGTGCTGAGGCACGGCGACGTCGAGGTCGCCGTCCTCACCTACGGGGCGGTCCTCCAGTCGGTCCGCACCCCGGACCTCCGGGGTGCGGTCACCGACGTCGCGCTCGGCTACGACGACCTGGCCGGCTACCTCGCCGACGAGACCTACGTCGGTGCGGTGGTCGGCCGGTTCGGCAACCGGATCGCCGACGGGCGGTTCGTGCTCGACGGCGTCGAGCACGTCCTGCCGCAGAACCACGGCACCTCCTGCCTGCACGGCGGACCCGAGGGATTCCACACCAAGGTGTGGTCGGCCCGGGAAGTGCCCGGCGGGGTCGAGCTGACCCTGACCAGTCCGGACGGCGACATGGGGTTCCCCGGCGAGCTGACGGCGACGGTCACCTACGTCCTGGACGCCGACGGTCTGAGCCTCAGCTATCGCGCGGAGACCGATCGGCCGACCGTGGTCAACCTGACCAACCACGCGTACTGGAACCTCGCCGGCGCGGGGACCGTCGAGGACCACCTGCTGGAGTTGTCCGCCTCGCGGTTCGTCGCCGTGGACGAGCGGCTGATCCCGACGGGCATCGCGCCGGTGGAGGGCACGCCGATGGACTTCCGCGGCGGTCGCCGGGTCGGCGAGCGGCTGCGCGAGGGGACCGAGCAGCTGCAGCACGCCCAGGGCTACGACCACGCGTGGCTGCCGGACGGCGAGGGGATGCGCCCGATCGCCCGGTTGACCGACCCGTCGTCGGGCCGGGTGCTCGAGGTGCTGACCGATCAGCCGAGCGTGCAGTTCTACTCGGGCAACTTCCTCGACGGCAGCGTGCTGGGTCGTGGCGGCCGGTCCTACCGGCAGGGCGACGGGCTGTGCCTGGAGACCCAGCACCTTCCCGACTCCCCCAACCACCCGGAGTTCCCCTCGACCGTGCTGCGCCCGGGCGAGCTCTACGCCAGCACGACCACGTTCCGGTTCGGCACGACGGGGGCCCGACGATGAGGCGAGTGGGAGCGGCGCTGGCCGCCGCGGTCCTGCTGGCGGGATGCGGCGGCGACGCCGGCGAGGACGGGACGGCGGCCGCCTCGTCGTCGCCCGCGGTCGCCGACGCCGCGGCCGACGGCAACCCCGTGATCGACGACGACTTCCCCGACCCCGACGTCCTCGAGGTCGACGGCACCTACTACGCCTACGCGACCAACACCGCGACCCTCAACGTGCAGGTCGCCACCTCGACCGACCTGGAGACGTGGGAGACCTCGCGCGAGGACGCGCTGCCCGAGCTGCCGTCGTGGGTCATCCCCGGCAAGACCTGGGCACCCGAGGTGAGCCGGTTCGGGCCGGATCAGTTCGTCATGTACCCGACGACGACCAACTTCGACCCGGCCTACCAGTGCATCGCGGTCGCCACCGCCACGTCACCGGAGGGACCGTTCGAGATCGTCGGGAACGAGATGCTGGTCTGCCCCGCGGAGGAGGGCGGTGCCATCGACGCCGCCACGTTCACCGACGCCGACGGCAGCAACTACCTGCTCTGGAAGAACGACGGCAACTGCTGCGGCTTCGACACGTGGCTCTACATCGCCCCGCTGAGCGCCGACGGGCTGAGCCTCACCGGCGAGCCCACCCGGCTGATCAAGCAGGACCAGGAGTGGGAGGACCATCTCGTCGAGGCGCCGACCCTGGTCGAACGCGACGGCACCTACGTGCTCCTGTACTCGGCCAACGACTACGGCGGCGAGGAGTACGCCATCGGCTACGCCACCGCGGACGCGGTCACGGGGCCGTACACCAAGGGCGAGGAACCCCTGTTCACCACCGACGCCAGCGACGGCCGGTACATCGGGCCCGGCGGCCAGGACGTCGTCGTCACCCCCGAGGGCGAGGACGTGCTCCTGTTCCACTCCTGGTACGGCGGGATCACCTACCGCGGCATGAACCAGCTGCCGCTGACGTGGGAGGACGGCCGGCCCGTCGTCGAGATGGCGGACGCCGGCTGACGCCCTCACCCGCGCCGGCGGGCGACGACGACGACGTCGTGCACGGGCAGGTCGGTGGGTTCGTGCCCGCCCGGCGGCCGCGGTCGCGACTCGGCCACGACGTCCCAGGACGACGCGTCGAGCAGGGCGGCGAGCTCGTCGGCCGTGAAGAACATGCCGGGGACGTCGGGCCGGTGCGCCGCCAGGTGCTCGTCGGACCGGTCGTGGCCGGCGACCACGAGCGTCCCACCGGGGGCGACCGCGTCGGCCAGCCGCGGGACGAGCGAGGTCATGGACGCCCCGGGCAGGTGCACGAACATCGCCGAGACGAGGTCGTAGCGGTCGTCCCCGGGTGTCCACCGGGTCAGGTCGGCATGGGTCCAGGTGATCCGGTCGGCCACGCCGAGGGCCGCCGCCCGCTCCCGGCCGCGCTCCAGCGCCGCGGTGGCGAAGTCCATCGCCGTCACCCGCCAGCCGCGCCCGGCCAGCCAGAGCGCGTCGCCGCCCTCCCCGCAGCCGGCGTCGAGCGCCGTCCCGGGCGGCAGGTCCTCGACAGGGGCGACCAGGGCTGCGTTCGGCCGGCCGCTCCACATCCTCGGATGCGCCCGGTAGCGCTCCTCCCACGACTGCTCGTCGAACATCAGCGGGCTCCGCTCGTGGTGAGGGCGGCCACGGCCAGCCGGGTGTCCTCGGCGATCAGGTCGGCGTTGATGGCGGCGCCGGCGGTGAGGCCCGCGCCCGCCGCGACGATCACCTGCGCCTGCAGGTTGGCGACGTTGCCGGCCACCCACACCCCCGGTACCGAGGTCGCGCCCATGGGGTCGGCGGGGATGTGCGTGCCGAACACGTGCCCGCCCATCTCCATCTCGACCGGTTCGAGGCCGAGGGAGGTGAGCAGCCCGGCGCGGGCGGTCATCCGGGTCGCCACCACCACGGCGTGCCGCGGCACGAGCTCACCGGAGGCCAGCCGGACCCCGGCCAGCCGGCCGTCGCGGGACTCCAGTGCGGCCACCTCCCCCTCGACGAGGGAGATTCCGCGGGCCGCGAGCTGGGTCAGCTCGTCGGCGGACGGCTCCGGCGCGGTGTGCAGGAAGACCGTCACGTCGGCCGTCCACTGCCGCCACATCAGGGCCTGGTGCACGGTCATGGCCGAGGTGCCGATGATCCCGACGGCCTGGTCGCGCACCTCCCACCCATGGCAGTACGGGCAGTGCAGGACGTCGCGCCCCCACAGCTCGCGCACCCCGGGGACGTCAGGCAGCTCGTCGACCAGGCCGGTGGTGACCAGCAGCCGGCGCGCCCGGACCTCCCGCCCGTCGCCCAGACCGACGCGGAACCCGTCGCCCGTCCGTTCCGCGGACGTGACCGTCCCCTCGACGACCTCGCCGCCGTACCCGGCCACCTCGGCACGACCGGCGGCCATCAGCTCTGCGGGCGGGGTCCCTTCGCGGGCGAGGTAGTTGTGCACGCCGTCGGCCGGCGCATTGCGCGGCGTCCCGGCGTCCACCACGAGCACCGACCGCCGCGCTCGCGAGAGGGCGAGCGCCCCGCTCAGCCCGGCGGCTCCGCCGCCGACCACCACCACGTCGTACTGCTGTTCCATCTGCCCGGTCCTCCTCGTTCCGTCGAGGACCCCACCGTGGACCGGGTATCCGCGAGTCGGCAAGTATGCTTGCTGATATGGCAAGGGATGACGGCGACGTGCTCTCCGGTGTGGGGCCGCGGCTGCGCGCGCTGCGGCAGGAGCGCGGCGCCACGCTGACGCAGCTGGCCGAGACGACCGGCATCTCGGTGAGCACCCTCTCCCGGCTGGAATCCGGTCAGCGCAGGCCGACCCTCGAGCTGCTGCTCCCCTGGCCCGCGCGCACCAGGTGCCCCTCGACGAGCTGGTGGACGCGCCGCCCACCGGCGATCCCCGGGTGCACGCCCGCCCCTTCGACCGGGACGGGGCGACGGTGGTTCCGATGACCCGGCGACCGGGCGGCATCCGCGCGTTCAAGCAGATCTATCCGCCCGGGTGGCCGCACCGCGCCCCCGAGCAGAACTCGCACGAGGGCTACGAGTGGCTCTACGTGCTGTCCGGCCGGCTGCGCCTGCTGCTGGGCGAGCACGACGTCGTCCTCACCAGTGGGGAGGCCGCCGAGTTCGACACCCACGTGCCGCACTGGTCCGGCAACCCGGGCCCCGAGCCGCCGAGGTGCTGATGCTCTTCGGCCCCCAGGGCGAGCGGGTGCACGTGCGCGCCCGCCCGACCGGCCGGGACTGAACCTCACACGGCCAAAGCTGCATCCTCGGCCGCGATCGCGGAGTTCCACCGCCGCTCGGCGGCCTGCCACCGGGTCCTCGGTGTCGCCGCACCGCCAGTAGCCGGAGATCGAGGTGTGCTGCGGCGCCAGGCCGCGCTCTCGCCTCAGGTACCGGCGGAGCTCGCGGACCGCCCCCGCCTCCCCGTGCACGAACACCTGCCCGTCACCCGGGGGCAGCGGACGGGCGCGGACGGCGGCTCTGCGGTGCACCCACTCGAACTCGACGCCCTCGCCGACCGCCAGGTCGTCCAGCTCCTCCTGGGCGAAGGCGACCTCGATCACCACCCGGGCGGGCCAGTCCGCGACCCGGGCTGGACGTGTACGCGCCGCCGGACCCCATGCGCTGGATGCGGTCGCCCGGCCGGGCCGCTGCGTCCCACGGTCCGGCGAGCCCCGCGTCGCCGTGGTGGACGAAGTCGATCGCCAGCTCGCCGGCCGACGCGCCCCAGGCCCGCACGCTGTAGGTGCGGGCGACCGGCCACCGGCCCGTTCACAGGTCCGCCCGCGCCTGGTCGTGGTCGTCCGGTCCCGCATGGGCACCGCCCCGGCCGCGAACAGCAGGCTCAGGTAGTGGTCGTGCGCGCCACCTCGCTGGTCCGGAGCACGCGCCGACGCGCGGGACTGGCTTTCCACGGCCTGCTCGCTCATGCCCCGACGTCAGCCTTACCTCTTCGGGCAATCCGTGCCTCGTCCGATCGGATGCGCGCAGTAGCCGTAGCGACACCGTGAGGCGACCCGGCGGCCGCTTCTCGACCGCCGGGCCTGGGCCCGCCGGGCTGCCGGCGGCTCGGCAGGCCGTTCCCCCGTTCTGCCCGGGCGGCAGGACCTGCAACCCGGGTCGGGGTCAGGGATGCGGGAGATCTCCTGTCTCGGCGAGCTCC from Blastococcus sp. PRF04-17 encodes the following:
- a CDS encoding LacI family DNA-binding transcriptional regulator, with the protein product MAAAQVATRHLIEVGRRRIAAIGDQPRPASQTAHLRHQGYLEALGEVGLPAPAELRCRVDAYHRADGAAAMHRLLDLREPPDAVFCFNDLLALGALRALHERGVRVPEDVAVVGWDDIEDGRYSMPTLTTISPDKQQIAALAVDFLARQLRGDRREAPREVTADFTLAVRESTTRSCRA
- a CDS encoding aldose epimerase family protein, translated to MSDRREPFGSTPDGQEVERYVLRHGDVEVAVLTYGAVLQSVRTPDLRGAVTDVALGYDDLAGYLADETYVGAVVGRFGNRIADGRFVLDGVEHVLPQNHGTSCLHGGPEGFHTKVWSAREVPGGVELTLTSPDGDMGFPGELTATVTYVLDADGLSLSYRAETDRPTVVNLTNHAYWNLAGAGTVEDHLLELSASRFVAVDERLIPTGIAPVEGTPMDFRGGRRVGERLREGTEQLQHAQGYDHAWLPDGEGMRPIARLTDPSSGRVLEVLTDQPSVQFYSGNFLDGSVLGRGGRSYRQGDGLCLETQHLPDSPNHPEFPSTVLRPGELYASTTTFRFGTTGARR
- a CDS encoding carbohydrate ABC transporter permease, whose translation is MATTVTAPRSDTVSDDRRGGAPRRGDPHRAGAAPWLFLAPYLVLFVAFVLGPIVYGLYISLHRYDFTLPNKPFVGLENYTDLFTPGSVTFDVFWRAMRATAIFTVMSVPLLLVVPLVIALVMNKKFPGRNVFRALYFAPYVLGVAVVAILWRYLLDANIGPVNYYLGLLGLPDDTNWTTSTPAAWFALVGVTVWWTLGFNAVIYLAGLQDIPKELYEAAEMDGANRWQQFRNVTLPGLKPVLSFVTMITIIASANMFGQSYLITRGAPGTETRTAIYQIAETGLRNYQMGSAAAMSYVLTVFLIILSLGVFWLFREKQARKKEPPLQAAPMALRQGRG
- a CDS encoding LacI family DNA-binding transcriptional regulator, producing MGSSPSEGRVSLKHVAERAGVSVKTVSNVVNGYAHITDATRARVQQAIDELHYRPNPAARNLRRGHSNVIALALPELDLPYFAELARSVIKAAEEVGWTVLIDQTDGRVEREQLVLDGIRGQLIDGLIFSPITVGAAELGRRRDTTPLVLLGERVYDGRPITSPSTTWPPPRWRRAT
- a CDS encoding ABC transporter substrate-binding protein, which translates into the protein MRRTTWKAAMAAGVTGALVLTGCGGGSGAGGPAAEGVGEFTGEYDGPDVTLSYWNGFTGGDGPFMQDLVDQFNEEHDNINVESNTIQWGDFYQRVPAAVQAGQGPDVGVMHLDQLATHAARNIIVPVDDLAEGIGLSEEDFTPEIWDAGIYNDARYGIPLDVHSLAMYYNTEHFEQAGITEPPTDEASFMEALDKLKAAGFQTPFWMPSLWPGHLIWLSLTWQNGAPYSDDGTEALYDSEEGVAALEWMRSMVDQGYSPPGVAIDAQYVAFKNGQNSITWDGIWQINDLESNNIPYGIAPIPTIGDEQAFWANSHHFFISRQGAEDENKAAAAQVFIAWMSDHSDEWAGSAMIPARESVRESAAEFPQGVIAEEIESMRFLPPVPGVGGVQTEVLEPAVANSVLGEEDPAAALESAARRANELMERNREQFGD
- a CDS encoding cupin domain-containing protein; protein product: MTRRPGGIRAFKQIYPPGWPHRAPEQNSHEGYEWLYVLSGRLRLLLGEHDVVLTSGEAAEFDTHVPHWSGNPGPEPPRC
- a CDS encoding class I SAM-dependent methyltransferase, which gives rise to MFDEQSWEERYRAHPRMWSGRPNAALVAPVEDLPPGTALDAGCGEGGDALWLAGRGWRVTAMDFATAALERGRERAAALGVADRITWTHADLTRWTPGDDRYDLVSAMFVHLPGASMTSLVPRLADAVAPGGTLVVAGHDRSDEHLAAHRPDVPGMFFTADELAALLDASSWDVVAESRPRPPGGHEPTDLPVHDVVVVARRRG
- a CDS encoding glycoside hydrolase family 43 protein produces the protein MGAALAAAVLLAGCGGDAGEDGTAAASSSPAVADAAADGNPVIDDDFPDPDVLEVDGTYYAYATNTATLNVQVATSTDLETWETSREDALPELPSWVIPGKTWAPEVSRFGPDQFVMYPTTTNFDPAYQCIAVATATSPEGPFEIVGNEMLVCPAEEGGAIDAATFTDADGSNYLLWKNDGNCCGFDTWLYIAPLSADGLSLTGEPTRLIKQDQEWEDHLVEAPTLVERDGTYVLLYSANDYGGEEYAIGYATADAVTGPYTKGEEPLFTTDASDGRYIGPGGQDVVVTPEGEDVLLFHSWYGGITYRGMNQLPLTWEDGRPVVEMADAG
- a CDS encoding NAD(P)/FAD-dependent oxidoreductase — encoded protein: MEQQYDVVVVGGGAAGLSGALALSRARRSVLVVDAGTPRNAPADGVHNYLAREGTPPAELMAAGRAEVAGYGGEVVEGTVTSAERTGDGFRVGLGDGREVRARRLLVTTGLVDELPDVPGVRELWGRDVLHCPYCHGWEVRDQAVGIIGTSAMTVHQALMWRQWTADVTVFLHTAPEPSADELTQLAARGISLVEGEVAALESRDGRLAGVRLASGELVPRHAVVVATRMTARAGLLTSLGLEPVEMEMGGHVFGTHIPADPMGATSVPGVWVAGNVANLQAQVIVAAGAGLTAGAAINADLIAEDTRLAVAALTTSGAR
- a CDS encoding carbohydrate ABC transporter permease; translation: MSTSVEPRPGAAAPARQNRKPPPEPTKLKVRRVLRYVVLTLLALAFISPLIFMLVTSFKTRADAASLPPTWIPNPFSTDAYATVTGAGTNTPVLRWFANSMIAAALHALLVVSTAALAAYALARMEFRGKKIVFGMVVATLFVPPVILVIPNYLIVGELFWLDTLIAIIVPTAASAFGVFFLRQFFIGLPLELEEAARLDGANRWQIFWKVVLPLSRPALVTLAMLSFLTNYNDFLWPVYVLFSPDVQTLPAGLSTLQTANAVRYDLLMAGAVVASVPVLALYVGAQRFIIEGVSRSGLKG
- a CDS encoding helix-turn-helix domain-containing protein, translating into MARDDGDVLSGVGPRLRALRQERGATLTQLAETTGISVSTLSRLESGQRRPTLELLLPWPARTRCPSTSWWTRRPPAIPGCTPAPSTGTGRRWFR
- a CDS encoding alpha-L-arabinofuranosidase C-terminal domain-containing protein; the encoded protein is MPVRRQPQHHRDPPLTADLRGFGPLRAVEHSVLADDDLQACNTADQPDRVVPRRGEGARLDDGQLTVGLPPASWNVLRFSPEPAG